In the genome of Pongo pygmaeus isolate AG05252 chromosome 9, NHGRI_mPonPyg2-v2.0_pri, whole genome shotgun sequence, one region contains:
- the LOC129008869 gene encoding LOW QUALITY PROTEIN: olfactory receptor 51B4 (The sequence of the model RefSeq protein was modified relative to this genomic sequence to represent the inferred CDS: substituted 1 base at 1 genomic stop codon), whose amino-acid sequence MWYNNSAAPFLLTGFLGSEAIHHWISIPFFVIYFSILFGNGTLLVPIWNDHSLHEPMYYFLAMLAGMDLGMTLTTMPTVLGVLLLDQRETAHTACFTQSFIHSLAIVQSGILLVMAYDRFIAICTPLRYNSILTNSXVKNIGLWVLMRGFMSILPIILSLYCYPYCGSCVLLHTFCLHQDVIKLACADITFNHIYPIILTSLTVFLDALIIIFSYILILKTVMCIVSGQEQAKALNTSVFHISCVLVFHITVMGLSFIHRFGKHAPHVVPIIMSYVHFLFPPFMNPIIYSIKTKQIQRSIVRPFSGQSSA is encoded by the coding sequence ATGTGGTATAACAACAGTGCTGCCCCCTTCTTGCTGACTGGCTTCTTGGGCTCAGAGGCAATTCACCACTGGATCTCTATTCCCTTCTTTGTAATCTATTTCTCCATCCTTTTTGGAAATGGCACACTTCTTGTCCCCATTTGGAATGACCACAGCCTCCATGAGCCCATGTACTACTTCTTGGCTATGCTGGCAGGCATGGACCTTGGGATGACACTCACTACGATGCCCACAGTCCTGGGTGTCCTGCTGCTAGACCAGAGGGAGACCGCCCATACTGCCTGTTTCACCCagtccttcattcattcactggcAATTGTACAATCAGGTATCTTGCTTGTTATGGCCTATGACCGTTTCATTGCCATCTGCACACCACTGAGGTACAACTCCATTCTTACCAATTCCTGAGTAAAGAACATAGGACTGTGGGTACTGATGAGAGGTTTTATGTCCATTTTGCCCATAATTCTTTCACTCTACTGCTACCCATATTGTGGTTCCTGTGTCCTCTTGCACACGTTTTGCCTCCACCAAGATGTCATAAAACTCGCCTGTGCTGATATCACGTTTAATCACATATATCCAATTATTCTGACTTCTTTGACTGTCTTTTTAGATGCTCTAATCATCATCTTTTCTTATATACTAATCCTCAAGACAGTGATGTGCATTGTGTCTGGACAAGAGCAAGCTAAAGCTCTCAACACTTCTGTCTTCCATATTAGCTGTGTCCTAGTATTTCACATCACTGTGATGGGACTGTCATTCATTCACAGGTTTGGGAAACATGCACCTCATGTGGTCCCCATTATCATGAGCTATgtccattttctctttcctccattcATGAATCCTATCATTTATAGCATCAAGACCAAGCAGATTCAAAGAAGCATTGTTCGCCCATTTTCTGGGCAGAGTAGTGCTTGA